The DNA sequence TTCATCGCGCGGAGCGGCCGTCGCCGCCGGTGCGTCCGAGCGCCGTCCGGGGAGGATGCGTGTCACCAGATCAGCGATTCGGCCCCCACGTGCCGACAGGCGCGGAGGATATTCCCACGTGCACCGATGAGCTCGGCAACCAACTCGCCCGGCTGCACCGGATGCGCGAGCGGACGATGACACAGGTGGGCCGTTTCGGGGCAGACGGCCTGGAGCTGGCGGCCTACCGGTGCGTGTTCGCGCTCCTGCAGCACGGGCCGATGCGGTCCGGCGCGCTGGCGGAGACGATGCTCTCGGACCCGTCGACGGTGAGCAGGCACGTGGCGCAGTTGGTGGAGCGGGGGCACCTGGAGCGGCAGCCGGACCCCGCCGACCGGCGCGCCAGCCTGATCGCGGTCACCGAGTCCGGCCGGCACGCCGCCGACCGGATGCGGCTGCGGCGCAACCAGCGGCTGGGTGCGGTCGTGGGCGCCTGGCCCGAGTCCGAGCGGGTGGAACTCGCCCGGCTGCTGGGCAAGCTGCTCGACGGCTACGAGCAGCGCCGCGACGAGATCGTCGCGGGCGATTCCGCGGCCGGAGGACGGCCGGAGAACGGCCCGCGCAGATGACCGACACCACCCGCGACGCCTCCGAATCGCCCGCCGGGCTCGACCACAAGGCGATCCTCATCATCCTCAGCGGGCTGATGCTGGGGATGTTCCTCGCGGCTCTGGACCAGACGATCGTGTCCACCGCGATCCGCACCATCGCCGACGACCTGGACGGCTATGCGCTGCAGGCCTGGGTGACCACCGCGTACCTCATCACGGCGACGCTGGCGACACCGTTGTACGGCAAGATCTCCGACATCGTCGGGCGCAAGCCGCTGTTCATCAGCGCCATCGTGATCTTCGTCGCCGGATCGGCGCTGTGCTCGTCCGCCACGTCGATGTACATGCTCGCGGGGTTCCGCGCGCTGCAGGGAGTCGGCGCGGGCGGGCTCATGTCGCTGGCGCTGGCGATCCTCGGCGACATCCTCGCACCGCGTGAGCGCGCGAAGTACCAGGCGTACTTCCTCGCCGTGTTCGGCACGTCGAGCGTGCTGGGGCCGGTGCTCGGCGGTCTGTTCGCCGATCACGCGAGCATCCTCGGCGTCACGGGGTGGCGGTGGGTGTTCCTGGTGAACGTGCCCGTCGGACTCGTCGCGTTGATCGTGGTGTTCCGCAACCTCCGGCTGCCGCGCGTACGCCGCGACACGCGCGTCGACTGGTGGGGTGCGCTCGTGCTGGCGGTGGGCCTGGTGCCGTTGCTGATCGTCGCCGAACAGGGGCGCGAATGGGGGTGGGGCAGCGGGGCCGCCCTTGTCTGTTACGCGATCGGCGCGGTGGGGGTGGTCGCGTTCGTGTTCGTGGAGATCGCCATGGGTGACGCGGCGCTGATCCCGATGCGCTTCTTCCGCAACAGCAACTTCGCCCTGGGGGTGGTGATCTCGTTCGTCGTGGGCATGGCGATGTTCGGCGGGATCATGCTGCTGCCGCAGTACCTGCAGGTGGCCAAGGGCTCGACGCCGATGGTCGCCGGGCTGCAGATGCTGCCGCTGGTGCTGGGCATGATGACGGGGTCGGTGGTGTCCGGCCAGCTGATCTCGCGCACCGGGCACTACCGGATCTACCCCATCATCGGATCCACCATGCTCATGGTCGGCATGTTCCTGCTGCACTTCGTGCACGCGGACACGTCGTTCCCGGTGGTCATGGGGTTCATGGCGATCGTCGGCTTCGGGCTGGGCAACATGATGCAGCCGCTCACGCTCGCCATCCAGAATGCGCTGCCCGCGCGCGATATGGGGGTGTCGACCGCGGCGGCGACATTCTTCCGGCAGATCGGCGGCACCCTGGGCGTGGCGATCTTCCTGTCGATCCTGTTCGCGCAGATGACCCCGAACATCACCGAGAGACTGGAGGCGGCGGCCCACGACCCGCAGTACATCGCCGCGGTCCAGCAGGCGGCGACAGGCGGCGACGAGGTGAACAGGACCTTCGCCCAGGGGCTGCTCGACCACGACTCGGCCGCGGCCGGCAAGGTGCTCGAGGACAGCTCCCTGATCCAGCAGCTCGACCCCGCACTGGCCGCGCCGTTGGCGGAGGGATTCTCCGACGCGATGGGGCAGGTGTTCCTGGCCACCACCGGTTTCGCAGCGCTGGCCTGGGTGCTGGTGCTGTTCTGGAAAGAGGTGCCGCTGCGCGCCGCGGGCGGCATCGCAGCGGCACGGGACGAGGAATAGGCGGCTCGACGGAGAACGCACAGCGCCCGCCCCGTCCGCACACCACCGGGTGTGCGGACGGGGCGGGCGCATGGGTGCTTGCGGGCGCTGCGGTGGCGGCGACCGCACCGCAGCGCAGGGCCGTCAGTGCCCGCCCTGCTCCTTCTCGCGCTTGAACGAGCGTTCGACCTCGGCCTCCGCTTCGGCGCGGCCCACCCAGTCGGCGGCCTCGACGTGCTTGCCGGGCTCGAGGTCCTTGTAGTGGACGAAGAAGTGCTTGATGGCTTCGAGCTCGTGCGCGGGCACGTCGGCCAGGTCCTGGATGTGGTCCCAACGGTGATCGCCCGCCGGCACGCACAGCACCTTGGCGTCGCCGCCGGCCTCGTCGACCATGTTGAACATCGCGACCGGCCGGGCCTCGACGATGACGCCGGGGAACACCGACTGCGGCAGCAGCACCAGGGCGTCGAGCGGGTCGCCGTCCTCGCCCAGCGAGTCCTCGATGAAGCCGTAGTCGGCCGGGTACACGGTGGACGTGTACAGGTAGCGGTCCAGCCGGACGCGGCCGGACTCGTGGTCCACCTCGTACTTGTTGCGCTGCCCCTTGGGGATCTCGATGGTGACGTCGAACTCCACGCGTCCTCGCTTTGCGTTGATGATGGCTGGTGGTGGTGATCGCCGGGCGCCACTGATGCCGAATGCGACCACTGTCCGCCGGGCACGGCATCGACCAGGCGCGCGGCGGAGGCAACCCGGCAAGGATAGCGTCCCGGCGGTTACTGTGGACGTCGACCTGGGGGCGCCCGGCCGTGCGGAGCGCCGCGCAGGCGCCTCCGTCCACGCAGAAACCGCCCCCGCCGCACCCGAGGAGAACGACGATCAGCTCGATGCTCAAGCGTGTCCTCCCCGGCCGCGGCGCCGCCGCCGGTCACCTGCACCGGAGGCGCCGGCGCCTCCGGATCGCCGCGGTCGTGCTCGCCGCGCTGCTGGTGGTGGTCGCCGGCGTGCTGGCATGGCGGGTGATCGACGACGGATCCGCGGTCGCGGCCGCGGAGCCGGCTCCCGCGCTGATCACGCCGTCGCCGCAGATCGTGCCCGTCCCGCCGGACGCGCCTGTGCCGACCGCAGCCGGCCTCGACGCAGCGCTCGCGGGCGTGCTGGCAGACCCCGCGCTGGGTGACCTCACCGGCCAGATCAGCGACGCGGCGACCGGCCGCGTGCTGTGGTCGCAGGATGCGCAGCGCCCCCGTACGCCCGCCTCGGTGACGAAGCTGCTCACCTCCGCGGCGGCGCTGCTGGCGATCCCGCGGGACCAGCGGATCACCACCACCGTCGTGCAGGGCGCGGACGGTCGCGTCGTCCTGGTGGGCGGCGGCGATCCGACACTCACCGCGCAGCCCGTGGGGGCCGAGGGGTACTACCGCGGGGCCGCGCACATCGCGCAGCTCGCCGAACAGATCCGCGCCTCGGGGGCGGAGGTGACCGGCGTGGACGTCGACGTGGACCTCTACCAGGGGCCGACGCTCGCCCAGGGGTGGTTCGACTCCGACATCGCGGCCGGCAACATCATTCCGATGCGGCCGATCGCGCTGGACGGCGGACGCCTCGACATCCGCAATCCCGACTCGCCGCGGTCGGACACGCCCGCGCTGGACGCGGGGCGGGCGCTGGCCGCCGCGTTGGGCGTGGACGCCGGCGACGTGCGCCTGGCGCCCGCGCCGCCGCAGGCGCAGAAGCTCGCGAGCGTACAGTCGGCGCCGATGGTCGAGCTGATCCGCCAGCTGTTGGTCCACTCCGACAACGTGCTGGCCGACGCGGTGGGGCGGCAGGTGGCGCTGGCCACCGGGCACCCCGCGGACTTCGACGGCGCCGCCGCCGCGATCGAATCGGTGCTGCGCGGCGCCGGCTTCGACCTGACCGGCGTGGAACTGCACGACTCGTCCGGCATGTCGGTGGACAACAAGATCCCCGCACGGCTGCTCGACCAGCTGCTCTCCGCCGCCGCGGGCCCCGGGCATCCCGCACTGCGGCCGCTGCTGGACTCGCTGCCCGTCGCCGCCGGCACCGGCACGCTGGCCGACAGGTACGAGACCACCGCGCAGGCCGGTGCGGGATGGGTGCGGGCGAAGACGGGCACACTGTCGGGAGTGAGCACGCTCGCCGGCGTGGTCACCGACGTCGATGGCCGGGTGCTGGCGTTCGCGCTGATGTCCGGCGGCACGGCGCCGGCGGACGCCCGTCCCGCTCTCGACGCGATCACGGCACAGTTGAGGGGGTGCGGATGTCAGGGCTGAACCCCGAGGCGGGGCACGGCGGGCACGAAGAGGGACAGGACGCCTCCGGCGGGGCCGGGCAGGGTTTTCCGGGAGACGACGTCGACTGGGCGTTCGCAGGCGGCATCGCCGCGCGCCTGGCACCGCCCGGGCCCACGATGACCGGCTACACCCGCGACCAGGTGTACGCGGAGCTCGCCCGCGCGTCGGCCTCCGCGGAACCGCACGTGCGGGAGGTCACGGGCCTCGCCGACGGGCTTCCGGTGCCGCCGGCCCGCGTCGTGGACAGGGCCGGATGGGCGCGGGCCGCGACCGCATCGATGGGGGTGCTCACGGGGGCCGGCGCGGGGGAGGCCGGTGCCGACGGCGCCGGTTCCGGACTGGCGGGCAAGGCGGGCGGATTGCAGGCAGGAGCAGTGTTCGCGTTCCTGTCCACCGCGATCCTCGGCCAGTACGACCCGTTCACCGACGACGGCACGCTGCTGCTGGTGGCGCCGAACGTCGTCGCCGTCGAGCGTGCGCTCAAGGTGCGGCCCGCGGATTTCCGCCTCTGGGTGTGCTTGCACGAGGTGACGCACCGCGTGCAGTTCTCGTCGTCTCCGTGGCTCACCGCGTACATGCGCGAGTCGGTCGACCTGTTGGCCACGGAAGCCGACGAGCCGCTCACCGACGTCCTGGGCCGGGTGGCGGAGCAGTTGCGCAAGCGTCGCCGCGGTGAGGAGACGCCGGATGAGAAGGGCATGATCGGGCTGGTCTCCGCGGCGGCGTCGGAGCCTCAGCGTCAGGCCATCGACCGCATGCTCATGCTCGGCACCCTCCTGGAAGGGCACGCCGACCACGTCATGGACTC is a window from the Tomitella gaofuii genome containing:
- a CDS encoding MarR family winged helix-turn-helix transcriptional regulator; translated protein: MSPDQRFGPHVPTGAEDIPTCTDELGNQLARLHRMRERTMTQVGRFGADGLELAAYRCVFALLQHGPMRSGALAETMLSDPSTVSRHVAQLVERGHLERQPDPADRRASLIAVTESGRHAADRMRLRRNQRLGAVVGAWPESERVELARLLGKLLDGYEQRRDEIVAGDSAAGGRPENGPRR
- a CDS encoding MDR family MFS transporter, which encodes MTDTTRDASESPAGLDHKAILIILSGLMLGMFLAALDQTIVSTAIRTIADDLDGYALQAWVTTAYLITATLATPLYGKISDIVGRKPLFISAIVIFVAGSALCSSATSMYMLAGFRALQGVGAGGLMSLALAILGDILAPRERAKYQAYFLAVFGTSSVLGPVLGGLFADHASILGVTGWRWVFLVNVPVGLVALIVVFRNLRLPRVRRDTRVDWWGALVLAVGLVPLLIVAEQGREWGWGSGAALVCYAIGAVGVVAFVFVEIAMGDAALIPMRFFRNSNFALGVVISFVVGMAMFGGIMLLPQYLQVAKGSTPMVAGLQMLPLVLGMMTGSVVSGQLISRTGHYRIYPIIGSTMLMVGMFLLHFVHADTSFPVVMGFMAIVGFGLGNMMQPLTLAIQNALPARDMGVSTAAATFFRQIGGTLGVAIFLSILFAQMTPNITERLEAAAHDPQYIAAVQQAATGGDEVNRTFAQGLLDHDSAAAGKVLEDSSLIQQLDPALAAPLAEGFSDAMGQVFLATTGFAALAWVLVLFWKEVPLRAAGGIAAARDEE
- a CDS encoding inorganic diphosphatase, whose protein sequence is MEFDVTIEIPKGQRNKYEVDHESGRVRLDRYLYTSTVYPADYGFIEDSLGEDGDPLDALVLLPQSVFPGVIVEARPVAMFNMVDEAGGDAKVLCVPAGDHRWDHIQDLADVPAHELEAIKHFFVHYKDLEPGKHVEAADWVGRAEAEAEVERSFKREKEQGGH
- the dacB gene encoding D-alanyl-D-alanine carboxypeptidase/D-alanyl-D-alanine-endopeptidase, with translation MLKRVLPGRGAAAGHLHRRRRRLRIAAVVLAALLVVVAGVLAWRVIDDGSAVAAAEPAPALITPSPQIVPVPPDAPVPTAAGLDAALAGVLADPALGDLTGQISDAATGRVLWSQDAQRPRTPASVTKLLTSAAALLAIPRDQRITTTVVQGADGRVVLVGGGDPTLTAQPVGAEGYYRGAAHIAQLAEQIRASGAEVTGVDVDVDLYQGPTLAQGWFDSDIAAGNIIPMRPIALDGGRLDIRNPDSPRSDTPALDAGRALAAALGVDAGDVRLAPAPPQAQKLASVQSAPMVELIRQLLVHSDNVLADAVGRQVALATGHPADFDGAAAAIESVLRGAGFDLTGVELHDSSGMSVDNKIPARLLDQLLSAAAGPGHPALRPLLDSLPVAAGTGTLADRYETTAQAGAGWVRAKTGTLSGVSTLAGVVTDVDGRVLAFALMSGGTAPADARPALDAITAQLRGCGCQG
- a CDS encoding zinc-dependent metalloprotease; translation: MSGLNPEAGHGGHEEGQDASGGAGQGFPGDDVDWAFAGGIAARLAPPGPTMTGYTRDQVYAELARASASAEPHVREVTGLADGLPVPPARVVDRAGWARAATASMGVLTGAGAGEAGADGAGSGLAGKAGGLQAGAVFAFLSTAILGQYDPFTDDGTLLLVAPNVVAVERALKVRPADFRLWVCLHEVTHRVQFSSSPWLTAYMRESVDLLATEADEPLTDVLGRVAEQLRKRRRGEETPDEKGMIGLVSAAASEPQRQAIDRMLMLGTLLEGHADHVMDSVGPEVVPTVARIRAAFDHRRQHNPSVIQRVMRALLGVDAKMAQYVRGKAFVDAVVERVGMELFNTVWTGPETLPLKDEIEEPQRWIARVLG